Proteins encoded in a region of the Clostridium beijerinckii genome:
- a CDS encoding sensor histidine kinase: MIIIYKLKSVNKFIKKYLSNFQNKIIVCFILCTTIPLLAIGLISYHTSVKIARDKIINSNLLINNQLKVDINNRMMQIEHVADSIQFYLYSLNNTPVFPLSNYLNTFNNTSNNIDVLKNNFNIFYINAFVDPSLIISNNKLNFNNLKAIEKYGVSENELINLGISPKWVFRSKQVFPYMISNTNLGVDSIFCYRSVKYNKNDSLLYAYFVSIKSDEFSDILKNSTVDNSISNYIIDDDGVVVAHSDKSKVGSTLDNEKLSIIKQNDLHNGLSSYKDSEILSSKLVNKWYIVTDIPQKYILYNTFPLIKLIFFSILLLTPVFIFIAISLGKELTKRLNKLSTIIKSAKLNNNSIQIDNLNELIDPNSVHCDDIDYIALIFQDMINTINDNFNTILDLSIKKEKLNYDLLQTQINPHFLYNILDSIHICNSIGKFDIANQIIIDLSKFYRYVLRTSENLITIKEELEISKLYLSMESICKDGNIAWNFYLDEGIENFLIPKLTLQPLIENCIKHGIGQGKNKISIDISIVYYENYILITIKDNGIGINPDKLIDMQSILKNNSVDNKYLGLSNVNARLASSKISKECIKITSDLNSGTKIQMILNQII; this comes from the coding sequence ATGATTATTATTTATAAATTAAAGTCTGTAAATAAATTTATAAAAAAATATCTTTCTAATTTTCAAAATAAAATAATAGTGTGTTTTATACTTTGTACTACCATTCCTCTTCTAGCTATTGGCTTAATTTCTTATCATACATCTGTAAAAATAGCACGAGATAAGATAATTAATAGTAATCTACTTATAAATAATCAGTTAAAAGTTGATATTAATAATCGTATGATGCAAATTGAGCATGTTGCTGATTCCATTCAATTTTATTTGTATTCTTTAAATAATACTCCAGTCTTTCCTCTATCAAATTATTTAAATACTTTTAACAATACTTCTAATAATATAGATGTATTAAAAAATAATTTTAATATATTTTATATAAATGCTTTTGTAGATCCAAGTTTAATTATAAGCAATAATAAGCTAAATTTTAACAACCTAAAAGCAATTGAGAAATATGGGGTTTCTGAAAACGAATTGATAAATTTAGGTATATCTCCAAAATGGGTTTTTAGATCAAAACAAGTCTTCCCATATATGATTTCTAATACTAACTTAGGAGTGGATTCTATATTTTGCTATAGGAGCGTTAAATACAATAAAAATGATTCTTTATTGTACGCATATTTTGTAAGTATTAAATCAGATGAATTTTCAGATATACTAAAAAACTCTACTGTAGATAATTCAATATCTAATTATATTATTGATGATGATGGAGTTGTTGTAGCTCACTCTGATAAAAGTAAAGTAGGCAGTACTTTAGATAATGAAAAACTTTCAATTATTAAACAAAATGATCTTCACAATGGTTTATCTTCATATAAGGATTCAGAAATTCTATCTTCAAAACTAGTGAATAAGTGGTATATTGTTACTGATATTCCTCAAAAATATATATTATATAACACTTTTCCGCTTATTAAGTTAATTTTCTTTTCTATTTTACTGCTAACTCCTGTATTCATATTTATTGCTATCTCTCTTGGAAAAGAACTGACAAAAAGGCTTAATAAACTATCCACAATAATAAAATCTGCTAAGCTTAATAATAATAGCATACAAATTGACAATCTTAATGAATTGATAGATCCTAACTCCGTACATTGTGACGATATTGATTATATAGCATTAATTTTTCAAGATATGATAAATACAATAAACGATAATTTCAATACCATCTTAGATTTATCAATAAAAAAAGAAAAATTGAATTATGATTTACTACAAACACAAATCAATCCTCATTTTTTATATAATATACTGGATTCTATTCACATATGTAACTCCATAGGCAAATTTGATATTGCAAATCAAATTATTATAGACTTATCAAAGTTCTATCGATACGTACTTCGTACCTCTGAAAATTTAATAACAATTAAGGAAGAACTAGAAATTTCTAAATTATACTTATCAATGGAGAGCATATGCAAAGATGGAAATATAGCTTGGAATTTTTATTTGGATGAAGGTATCGAAAACTTTCTAATTCCAAAACTTACACTTCAGCCACTTATTGAAAATTGCATTAAGCATGGAATTGGACAAGGTAAAAATAAAATCAGTATAGATATATCTATTGTTTATTATGAAAATTATATTTTAATTACCATTAAAGATAATGGAATTGGTATTAATCCTGATAAGCTTATTGACATGCAATCTATCCTAAAAAATAATAGTGTCGATAATAAATATCTAGGATTAAGTAATGTAAATGCTAGGTTAGCTTCTTCAAAGATATCTAAAGAATGTATAAAAATTACTAGTGATCTAAACAGTGGCACCAAAATTCAAATGATATTAAATCAAATTATTTAA
- a CDS encoding response regulator: protein MRKVIIVDDNHLSVEGIYKNIDWKSLNSEVAYMFYDSQSVIDAVKSANIDLIISDIEMPIISGLEMSKQILKFNPNIKIILISAFDKFEYAREAIRVGVYDYIEKPIDYNYLSTIINNAFVQLEKEKRNRKILNESRPLMISKFFSELIHLNTDEAKYNLSKYPDYLNIDLNSKYFLTLNFKITNSKILKNDLGIEKYHISLIDLGDHIKSAFSKFKLYHLLIERDDIITIIGENYPNGNYLLNKVHDILNSFMEHYKSDIFELNIGIGSVIDSFWNMKISYDNSCKALEYNFFFPQKNIFDIHDIVRKNNANNSVYIYAKEDKLIQLIYKKDLNSIKNWIQDFYEEILINCNNKYLIFNNIYSILSNVLKLLYNMSINTNDIENIIVNTYSNLSTICNSSEIINWLFDIFKIICNRLDESIKNQHEYLCNNVITYIQDNYSKKDLSLNEIALYVNVSPAYLSALFKKQIGENISTIITNVRIENACKLLENTNLSLKEISEKVGYVNQYYFSSCFKKKMNKNPSIYRQEI from the coding sequence TTGAGAAAAGTAATTATAGTAGATGATAATCATTTATCTGTTGAAGGTATTTATAAAAATATAGACTGGAAATCTTTAAATTCAGAAGTAGCATATATGTTTTATGATTCACAATCTGTTATTGATGCTGTTAAATCTGCTAATATTGATTTAATAATATCAGATATAGAAATGCCTATAATATCTGGACTAGAGATGTCAAAGCAAATATTAAAATTTAATCCTAATATAAAGATTATACTTATAAGCGCATTTGATAAATTTGAATACGCAAGAGAGGCTATCAGAGTTGGGGTCTATGATTACATAGAAAAACCTATTGATTATAATTATCTCAGCACAATTATTAATAATGCATTCGTCCAATTAGAGAAAGAAAAAAGGAATCGTAAAATCTTAAATGAAAGTCGCCCATTAATGATAAGTAAGTTTTTTTCAGAATTAATACATTTAAACACTGATGAAGCAAAATACAATCTTTCTAAATATCCGGATTACTTAAATATAGATTTAAATTCAAAATATTTTTTGACATTAAATTTTAAAATAACAAACTCTAAAATATTAAAAAATGATTTAGGAATTGAAAAATATCATATTTCATTAATAGACTTAGGTGATCATATTAAATCTGCTTTTTCTAAGTTTAAATTATATCATCTTTTAATCGAACGGGACGATATAATTACAATTATTGGTGAAAATTACCCAAATGGAAATTACTTGCTGAATAAAGTTCACGATATACTTAATTCATTCATGGAACACTATAAAAGTGATATATTTGAATTAAATATAGGCATAGGAAGCGTTATTGATTCTTTTTGGAACATGAAAATTTCTTATGATAATTCATGTAAAGCACTTGAATATAATTTTTTCTTTCCTCAAAAAAACATATTTGATATTCATGATATTGTTAGAAAAAATAATGCAAATAATAGTGTTTATATTTATGCCAAAGAAGATAAGCTAATTCAGCTTATTTACAAAAAGGATTTAAACTCCATAAAAAACTGGATACAAGATTTTTATGAAGAAATTCTAATAAATTGTAACAATAAGTATTTAATATTTAACAATATATATTCTATTCTAAGTAATGTGCTAAAACTATTATATAACATGTCTATAAATACTAATGATATTGAAAATATTATAGTAAATACATACAGTAACTTAAGTACAATTTGTAACAGTTCCGAAATAATTAATTGGCTTTTTGATATTTTCAAGATTATTTGTAATAGACTTGATGAATCAATAAAAAATCAGCATGAATATCTTTGTAATAACGTAATTACATATATTCAAGATAATTATAGCAAAAAAGATTTATCCTTAAATGAAATTGCTTTATATGTAAATGTTAGTCCAGCATATTTAAGTGCATTATTTAAAAAACAAATTGGTGAAAACATAAGTACTATTATAACAAATGTACGAATAGAAAATGCTTGCAAACTCCTAGAAAATACAAATCTATCTTTAAAAGAAATTAGCGAAAAGGTTGGTTATGTAAATCAATATTATTTTAGTTCCTGCTTTAAAAAGAAAATGAATAAGAATCCATCTATTTATCGACAAGAAATATAA
- a CDS encoding DDE-type integrase/transposase/recombinase: MINKFLLETVIYLIEIIKYLMTLLVGKNLLKSISDEPVKKEYRKLQVDDQPIFDVPEKLNYKLLIAEYEFKHGKEFAPVKPRKNKALAPKDVICPKCGAPHTYLYDNNGGRGQYLCKVCDTTFNPKNYYQKSIVLRCPHCSKTLERIKARKDFYVYKCKNDNCSFYQNNLKSMTKSEKQDFKKNPGKFKVRYIFRDFTFDFKPLSKESPVKSKVSLPNIMISSYTLGLILTYYVNYGLSSRKTAALLKDIHDIKISHQAILNYVNAVSIVVKPFIDNYDYKLSDSFCGDETYIKVNGKWNYIFFFFDAVKKIILSYRVSPHRDTETAVKAIDDVLSKLKEIPEDLNLITDGNPIYLLAQHFFASHSIKFDVTQVIGLTNKDEVSKEYRPLKQIIERLNRTFKGNYRATTGFGSPNGSVAFVTMFVAYFNFLRPHSALEGKTPVILEELESMSNMPTRWCKFIELSQDFVLNNCTITA; this comes from the coding sequence ATGATTAATAAGTTTCTTCTTGAAACTGTAATTTATCTTATTGAAATTATAAAGTATCTCATGACTTTGCTGGTTGGCAAAAACTTGCTTAAAAGCATTTCGGACGAACCTGTTAAGAAAGAATACCGAAAGCTTCAAGTAGATGATCAACCAATCTTTGATGTTCCCGAAAAACTTAACTATAAGCTTCTAATAGCTGAATATGAGTTTAAGCACGGCAAAGAATTTGCTCCTGTGAAACCTCGCAAAAACAAAGCGTTAGCTCCTAAGGATGTTATCTGTCCTAAGTGTGGTGCTCCACATACCTATCTTTACGATAATAACGGAGGCCGAGGACAATATCTTTGCAAAGTCTGTGATACCACATTCAATCCTAAAAATTACTATCAGAAATCCATAGTGTTAAGATGTCCTCACTGCAGTAAAACACTTGAAAGAATCAAGGCGCGTAAGGATTTCTACGTTTATAAGTGTAAGAATGATAATTGCTCTTTTTACCAAAATAATCTTAAATCAATGACAAAATCTGAAAAACAAGATTTTAAGAAGAATCCTGGTAAGTTCAAAGTTAGATACATATTTAGAGATTTCACTTTTGACTTTAAGCCACTTTCTAAAGAAAGTCCGGTAAAATCAAAGGTTTCTCTTCCAAACATTATGATTTCTTCTTACACCTTAGGACTCATTCTAACTTACTACGTTAACTACGGTTTATCTTCCAGAAAGACAGCTGCATTGCTTAAAGATATTCATGATATTAAAATATCTCATCAAGCAATTTTAAACTATGTTAATGCCGTTTCAATTGTAGTTAAGCCATTTATAGATAACTACGATTATAAACTTTCTGACTCTTTCTGCGGCGATGAAACCTACATAAAAGTTAACGGTAAGTGGAACTATATTTTCTTCTTTTTTGATGCTGTTAAAAAGATTATTCTATCTTACAGAGTATCACCACATAGAGATACCGAAACGGCTGTAAAAGCCATCGATGATGTTCTAAGTAAGTTAAAAGAAATACCTGAAGATCTTAATCTTATAACTGATGGTAACCCTATATATCTTCTTGCACAGCACTTCTTTGCAAGCCATAGTATAAAATTCGATGTTACTCAAGTTATAGGCTTAACCAATAAAGATGAAGTTTCAAAAGAATATAGGCCATTGAAGCAAATTATTGAACGTCTTAACCGAACCTTTAAAGGCAATTATAGAGCTACTACTGGCTTCGGAAGTCCTAACGGGTCGGTTGCATTTGTAACTATGTTTGTGGCATACTTTAACTTTCTAAGACCACATTCTGCCCTTGAAGGCAAAACTCCTGTAATCCTTGAAGAGTTAGAGTCAATGTCCAACATGCCTACTAGATGGTGCAAATTTATTGAACTATCTCAAGACTTTGTTCTAAATAACTGTACAATAACTGCCTAA
- a CDS encoding LytTR family DNA-binding domain-containing protein, with the protein MKVSINIISSELEEEVIFNVHNVQEKVTEAIELLTSSNEVIKHLLGRKEEKYYKVNVDEIFYIESIDRKVFIYTKTQTYEISEKLYVLEEQLASMNFIRISKSLLLNIDKIHSFYPKLSGNLEALLTNNEKVIISRRYVANLKNKLGMRDGK; encoded by the coding sequence ATGAAGGTTAGTATAAACATTATCTCTTCTGAATTAGAGGAAGAAGTTATTTTTAACGTACACAATGTTCAAGAAAAAGTTACTGAAGCCATAGAATTACTGACATCATCAAATGAAGTTATTAAACACTTACTTGGAAGAAAAGAAGAAAAATATTACAAAGTAAACGTAGATGAAATTTTTTATATAGAATCAATAGACAGAAAAGTATTCATCTATACGAAAACTCAAACATATGAAATTTCTGAGAAATTGTATGTTCTTGAGGAACAATTAGCTAGCATGAATTTTATTAGAATTTCTAAATCTTTGCTACTCAATATTGATAAAATACACTCTTTTTATCCAAAGTTAAGCGGAAATCTAGAGGCCCTTTTAACTAATAATGAAAAAGTAATAATTTCAAGAAGATATGTTGCAAATTTAAAAAACAAATTGGGAATGAGGGATGGCAAATGA
- a CDS encoding DUF1453 domain-containing protein has translation MMIINIVSEVFSQTPFYVLVIFIYLLKRGINASKDGELSFAKMFIMPSIFIIWGLEKLLTKFSYLGLSMIFYIICMCFGTLISYYLYSRYRKIYIKDGSLYKTGSYLPITIMMTNFFAKYLLNVAMAVNPLLYSTLFFNILYSLLSGFSVGLFIGGILQAYKSYSNLKALA, from the coding sequence ATGATGATTATTAATATTGTTTCAGAGGTATTTAGCCAAACTCCTTTTTATGTTTTGGTTATATTTATTTACCTTTTAAAGCGTGGAATTAATGCTAGTAAAGATGGTGAGTTATCATTTGCTAAAATGTTCATTATGCCATCCATTTTTATTATTTGGGGCTTAGAAAAATTGCTAACTAAATTTAGCTATTTAGGTCTTTCTATGATTTTTTATATCATTTGTATGTGTTTTGGTACTTTAATATCATATTATTTATATTCTCGATATAGAAAAATATATATAAAGGATGGCTCTCTATATAAAACTGGCTCATATTTACCAATAACTATTATGATGACTAATTTTTTTGCTAAATATCTATTAAATGTTGCTATGGCTGTTAATCCGTTGTTATACAGTACACTTTTCTTTAATATTTTGTATTCATTATTATCTGGCTTTTCCGTCGGATTATTTATTGGAGGTATTTTACAAGCATATAAATCTTATTCGAACTTAAAAGCATTAGCTTAG